A single genomic interval of Zunongwangia sp. HGR-M22 harbors:
- a CDS encoding RNA polymerase sigma factor gives MTNTELNNLWKKGDEESFTVLFNELYQPLVAYLLQYTDKPADAEDIAQSTFIKLWEKRSHINLTISIKSYLYTSAYNSYVDNFRKEKKNKSYLEDLKHQALQSLVDEPEEEFQKKIKLIQKTVEGLPDRCRTIFKLHKEKGRSYKEIADKLEISVKTVEAQMSIALKRIRKEFKEETDLLLILCFGRIASKNNKA, from the coding sequence ATGACCAATACTGAGTTAAATAATTTATGGAAGAAAGGGGATGAAGAATCATTCACCGTGCTTTTCAATGAATTGTATCAACCATTGGTAGCCTACCTTTTACAATATACTGATAAACCGGCTGATGCCGAAGATATCGCTCAGAGCACATTTATTAAGTTGTGGGAAAAAAGAAGTCATATTAATTTAACAATTTCAATAAAAAGTTATCTATATACATCAGCGTACAATTCTTATGTGGATAACTTCAGAAAAGAAAAAAAAAACAAAAGTTATTTAGAAGATCTTAAACATCAAGCTTTACAATCATTAGTAGATGAGCCTGAGGAGGAATTTCAGAAAAAAATAAAATTAATTCAAAAGACTGTAGAAGGCCTGCCCGATCGCTGTAGAACAATATTCAAATTACATAAAGAAAAAGGTCGTTCTTATAAGGAAATTGCAGATAAATTAGAAATTTCTGTAAAAACCGTAGAAGCGCAGATGAGTATTGCTCTTAAACGGATTAGGAAAGAATTTAAAGAAGAAACAGATCTATTGCTAATACTCTGTTTTGGAAGAATTGCATCTAAAAATAACAAAGCTTGA
- a CDS encoding ATP-dependent Clp protease adaptor ClpS has product MSTQEEVLEKVETKVDKENEIVLYNDDYNTFDHVIETLIYACDHTPEQAEQCSILVHYKGKCTVKTGAFNDLKPRCSKLLDAGLSAEIV; this is encoded by the coding sequence ATGAGTACACAAGAAGAAGTATTAGAGAAAGTAGAAACTAAAGTTGATAAAGAAAATGAGATTGTTTTATATAATGACGATTACAATACCTTTGATCATGTAATCGAGACTTTAATTTACGCCTGCGATCACACTCCAGAACAGGCAGAACAATGTTCTATTTTAGTGCATTATAAAGGAAAATGTACGGTAAAGACCGGAGCTTTTAATGATTTAAAACCAAGATGCTCTAAACTTTTAGATGCAGGATTAAGTGCAGAAATTGTTTAG
- a CDS encoding IS3 family transposase — MEQAKSAAFEYIKIWFNRERIHCFLGYKTPYEVEQ, encoded by the coding sequence ATAGAGCAGGCTAAGTCCGCTGCATTTGAGTACATCAAAATATGGTTCAACCGGGAACGAATACACTGCTTTTTGGGATACAAAACTCCTTATGAAGTAGAACAATAA
- a CDS encoding DoxX family protein → MRNIGAKSVLRIVMGSAMVFAGIAHLTFKRKEFQAQVPRWLPTDQKTMDLTVLSSGIVEISLGLLMILWKEKKITTGLMLALFYILIFPGNISQYQNRINAFGLDSDTKRLVRLLFQPILIYGALWTTGADKFLTEKCDFQNCLEN, encoded by the coding sequence ATGAGAAATATAGGAGCTAAAAGTGTTTTAAGGATTGTGATGGGATCTGCGATGGTATTTGCGGGTATTGCTCATCTTACTTTTAAACGAAAGGAATTTCAGGCACAGGTGCCAAGATGGTTACCAACAGATCAAAAAACCATGGATTTAACTGTGCTCAGTTCTGGTATTGTAGAAATTTCATTAGGATTATTAATGATTTTATGGAAGGAAAAGAAAATTACTACTGGCTTAATGTTGGCTTTATTTTATATTCTTATTTTTCCCGGTAATATTTCCCAATATCAAAATAGAATAAATGCATTTGGCTTAGATAGCGATACAAAACGCCTTGTTAGATTATTGTTTCAACCCATTTTAATTTATGGAGCATTATGGACAACAGGAGCGGACAAATTTTTAACAGAGAAATGCGATTTTCAAAACTGTCTTGAGAATTAG
- a CDS encoding DMT family transporter, whose amino-acid sequence MNWLLLIIAGLFEMLFALCLGKANHTEGITSKVWFGSFLLCLFFSMSLLVKVTKTLPIGTSYAVWTGIGAAGTVLLGIFVFKEPATFWRLFFITTLIGSIIGLKLVSQ is encoded by the coding sequence ATGAATTGGTTACTCCTGATTATCGCGGGCTTATTTGAAATGCTTTTTGCTTTATGTCTTGGCAAAGCTAATCACACTGAAGGAATTACCTCTAAGGTTTGGTTTGGCAGTTTTTTACTATGTCTTTTCTTTAGCATGAGTTTACTTGTAAAAGTTACAAAAACACTTCCTATTGGCACTTCTTATGCTGTCTGGACGGGAATTGGAGCTGCCGGAACCGTACTTTTGGGAATATTTGTTTTTAAAGAACCAGCCACATTTTGGAGGTTATTTTTTATAACTACACTTATTGGTTCTATCATTGGTTTAAAATTAGTTTCCCAATAA
- a CDS encoding DUF805 domain-containing protein, translated as MKWYLKAFRQYSDFNGRARRKEYFMFGLFNALFTILCIALSSALSAWLETPAFIGIYVLYMLATLVPSIAVSVRRLHDIGKSGWMLLVNFIPLVGPIWMLILLITDSDPENNEYGANPKQEFIIQDI; from the coding sequence ATGAAATGGTATTTAAAAGCATTCCGTCAATATTCAGATTTTAACGGTAGAGCAAGAAGAAAAGAATATTTTATGTTTGGTCTATTTAACGCCTTATTTACGATACTTTGTATTGCATTAAGTTCTGCACTTAGTGCATGGCTAGAAACTCCTGCTTTTATTGGTATTTATGTCTTATACATGTTGGCTACTTTAGTTCCATCAATTGCAGTATCCGTGAGACGTTTACATGATATAGGTAAAAGTGGCTGGATGCTATTAGTTAACTTTATCCCATTAGTCGGGCCTATTTGGATGCTAATTTTATTAATTACAGACAGTGATCCTGAAAATAACGAATATGGTGCAAATCCAAAGCAAGAATTTATTATACAAGACATCTAA
- a CDS encoding glutathione peroxidase, with protein sequence MKNFFIVLIMLSGNFLMAQNQEVIYNYKVKDIDGNEFDLSSLKGKKVMIVNTASKCGFTPQYASLQKLYEQYKFDDFVIIGFPSNDFGNQEPGSNEEIEEFCQQNYGVDFPMMSKITVTGKDMHPLYKFLTQKDKNGFKDSEVKWNFQKYLIDKNGKLVAVLESKKLPNDPEIISWIKE encoded by the coding sequence ATGAAAAATTTCTTCATAGTATTAATAATGTTATCAGGCAACTTCTTAATGGCCCAAAATCAGGAAGTGATTTATAATTATAAAGTAAAAGATATAGACGGAAACGAGTTCGATCTTAGTTCTTTAAAAGGAAAAAAAGTAATGATCGTAAATACCGCTAGTAAATGTGGATTCACGCCGCAGTACGCTTCTCTTCAAAAATTATATGAACAATATAAGTTTGATGATTTTGTGATTATTGGTTTTCCATCCAACGATTTTGGAAATCAGGAACCCGGAAGTAATGAAGAAATCGAAGAATTTTGCCAGCAAAACTATGGCGTTGATTTTCCGATGATGTCGAAAATTACTGTCACCGGAAAAGACATGCATCCGTTATATAAATTCTTAACGCAAAAAGATAAAAATGGATTTAAAGATTCTGAAGTAAAATGGAATTTCCAAAAATATCTAATTGATAAAAATGGAAAACTAGTGGCTGTACTGGAATCTAAAAAACTCCCTAACGATCCTGAAATTATCAGTTGGATTAAGGAGTAG
- a CDS encoding GTP-binding protein — MKKLPVTVLSGFLGAGKTTLLNHLLHNRAGMKLAVIVNDMSEINIDAQLVENQHTLSKTEEKLVEMSNGCICCTLREDLMIEVERLAKDGRFDYLIIESTGISEPIPVAQTFSFEDELGHFNLKNISYIDCMLTVVDAFNFLNDFSSASLLKDRQLASDEEDQRSIVNLLTDQIEFANVILINKIDLVTAEELQRVKSFVKALNPEAKIIQAQNAEIDYNEVINTGSFDFEQAEASAGWIKELENEHIPETEEYGITSLTFKQHLPFHPERLFQFLMQNFPQGIIRSKGLFWLASRPEQALIWSSAGGSFKADSAGVWWASMPFNERIDHPAFMENQDIIEKDWDASFGDRKNELVFIGMHYDKHQLEEKLNACLLNKAELEAWQLGYLELHDCWPV, encoded by the coding sequence ATGAAAAAACTACCAGTTACTGTACTTAGCGGATTTTTAGGAGCTGGAAAAACAACCCTCTTAAACCATCTACTTCACAATCGTGCAGGAATGAAGCTCGCTGTAATCGTAAATGATATGAGCGAAATTAATATCGATGCTCAGCTTGTCGAGAATCAACATACACTCTCTAAGACTGAAGAAAAATTAGTTGAGATGAGCAATGGATGTATTTGCTGTACGCTTCGGGAAGATTTAATGATTGAAGTTGAACGTCTGGCCAAAGATGGGCGGTTTGATTATTTAATTATAGAAAGTACAGGGATTTCTGAACCTATACCGGTAGCTCAAACCTTTAGTTTTGAAGATGAATTAGGCCACTTCAATTTAAAAAATATCAGCTACATAGATTGTATGCTCACTGTGGTTGACGCATTCAACTTTTTGAATGATTTTTCTAGCGCTTCTCTTTTAAAAGATCGTCAATTGGCAAGTGACGAAGAAGATCAAAGGAGTATTGTTAATTTACTCACCGATCAGATAGAATTTGCTAATGTTATTCTTATAAATAAAATAGATCTAGTTACCGCTGAAGAATTGCAGCGCGTTAAATCCTTTGTTAAAGCACTTAATCCGGAAGCAAAAATAATACAAGCTCAAAACGCTGAAATCGATTATAACGAAGTAATTAATACCGGAAGTTTTGATTTTGAACAAGCTGAAGCTTCTGCAGGATGGATAAAAGAATTAGAAAATGAACACATTCCTGAAACTGAAGAATACGGGATCACTTCACTAACTTTCAAGCAACATCTTCCTTTTCATCCAGAGCGCTTGTTTCAGTTTTTAATGCAAAATTTTCCACAGGGAATTATAAGAAGTAAAGGCCTATTTTGGTTAGCATCTCGTCCCGAACAGGCTTTAATTTGGAGCAGTGCCGGGGGATCTTTTAAGGCCGATTCTGCAGGCGTCTGGTGGGCTTCTATGCCATTTAACGAACGTATAGACCATCCTGCATTTATGGAAAATCAGGACATTATAGAAAAAGACTGGGATGCATCATTTGGTGATCGTAAAAACGAACTCGTTTTTATAGGAATGCATTACGATAAACACCAGTTGGAAGAAAAACTTAATGCCTGCCTTCTTAATAAAGCTGAACTAGAAGCATGGCAATTAGGTTATCTTGAACTTCATGATTGCTGGCCGGTTTAA
- the prmA gene encoding 50S ribosomal protein L11 methyltransferase, which produces MASNYLEFQFKINPPVPASEILIAELGALGFESFVENEDGVTAYILKDEFQEEMLAEVQILDSDEFEISYSSSEIQQVNWNEEWEKNFQPIVVDNICSVRAPFHPKPETEFDIVIEPKMSFGTGHHATTHMMIQFILKNSWKGKAVLDMGCGTGVLAILSAQKGANPVEAIDIDNWCYLNTLENIERNNVPEINVKEGGADLLGDKKYDAIIANINRNILLNDMAKYLSVLKSGGDLYLSGFYKEDIPIIREACEKLGLKFQENLEKDKWVAVKFSF; this is translated from the coding sequence ATGGCATCAAATTATCTTGAATTTCAGTTTAAAATAAATCCACCAGTTCCTGCTTCAGAAATATTAATTGCTGAATTGGGCGCTTTAGGATTTGAAAGTTTTGTGGAAAATGAAGATGGTGTAACAGCATATATTCTGAAAGATGAATTTCAGGAAGAAATGCTGGCTGAGGTTCAGATATTAGATTCTGATGAATTTGAAATCTCCTATTCTTCTTCCGAGATACAACAAGTTAATTGGAATGAAGAATGGGAGAAAAATTTTCAGCCTATTGTGGTTGATAATATCTGTAGTGTACGTGCACCATTCCATCCAAAACCAGAAACCGAATTTGATATTGTTATCGAGCCAAAAATGAGTTTTGGAACTGGACATCATGCTACTACGCATATGATGATTCAGTTTATTTTAAAGAATAGCTGGAAAGGTAAAGCTGTCCTAGATATGGGCTGCGGAACCGGAGTTTTGGCAATACTAAGTGCACAAAAAGGTGCAAATCCTGTAGAAGCCATTGATATTGATAACTGGTGCTATTTAAATACACTTGAAAATATCGAACGTAATAATGTTCCCGAAATTAACGTTAAAGAAGGAGGAGCAGACTTATTAGGTGACAAAAAATATGATGCTATAATAGCGAATATTAACCGTAATATTTTGCTGAACGATATGGCGAAATATCTTTCGGTTTTAAAGTCTGGCGGTGATTTATATCTAAGCGGATTTTATAAAGAAGACATTCCTATTATCCGAGAAGCTTGCGAAAAGCTGGGATTAAAATTTCAGGAAAATCTTGAAAAGGATAAATGGGTTGCGGTAAAGTTTTCTTTTTGA
- a CDS encoding peroxiredoxin family protein codes for MLYEIEKFTQEEIIDQGITEGYNIPSLPTKILVNPDGKIVGRYEGSKDDEESLDKKLADIYE; via the coding sequence ATGCTTTATGAAATAGAAAAATTCACTCAAGAAGAAATAATCGATCAGGGTATTACAGAAGGATACAATATTCCTTCTTTACCGACTAAGATCTTAGTAAATCCCGATGGAAAAATAGTTGGGCGTTACGAGGGAAGTAAAGACGATGAAGAATCTTTAGATAAAAAGTTGGCAGATATATACGAATAG
- a CDS encoding alkaline phosphatase, which yields MKRRDFFKNSSLFAFGSLASQFHSDIWMNSKNNFQTKKAKNIIFMVSDGMSTGTLNMADRLLQISNGKGSHWLDLYREGKINRALMDTASASSLVTDSAAGSSSWGGGKRVPNGSLNVSANGEKHLPILQKFKSSGKKVGCVTTVPITHATPAGFSVMQKDRGDQEAIALKYLDLEFDVMMGGGNDYFSSSKRADGKDVYASFKQKDFTIFRNRKDLLASKSDQKILGVFADGGLPYALDRSNDKELEESTPTLAEMSKHAIKHLSKNNDEGFVLQIEAGKVDWAAHANDAGGLLYDQIAFDEAIKEVIDFAEKDRETLVIITTDHGNANPGLIKSHDVDKNFSYLQNFTHTNDWLLQQIKMKANSFSSIREMIANANGDKTITDEEAKILLNFYNKNNGGLYNTGNLPYGPLAEMQKKYTSIGWISMDHSGDYVELAAFGPGSDELKPFVKNYELHQFMLQSAEVEDNF from the coding sequence ATGAAAAGAAGAGATTTTTTCAAAAACAGTAGTCTTTTTGCGTTTGGAAGCCTTGCAAGCCAGTTTCATTCAGATATTTGGATGAATAGCAAAAACAATTTTCAAACTAAAAAAGCCAAAAATATCATTTTTATGGTGAGTGACGGGATGAGTACCGGCACTTTAAATATGGCTGATAGGCTTTTACAAATTAGCAACGGCAAAGGAAGTCACTGGTTAGATTTATATCGAGAGGGTAAAATTAATAGAGCTTTAATGGATACTGCTTCAGCAAGTTCGCTAGTAACAGATTCTGCGGCAGGGAGTTCTTCTTGGGGTGGGGGAAAGCGTGTCCCTAATGGATCATTAAATGTTTCAGCAAATGGAGAAAAACATTTACCCATTCTTCAAAAATTCAAAAGTTCAGGTAAAAAAGTAGGTTGTGTAACAACAGTGCCAATTACGCATGCTACACCAGCTGGTTTTTCAGTAATGCAAAAAGATAGAGGAGATCAAGAAGCGATCGCTTTAAAATATCTGGATCTGGAATTTGATGTGATGATGGGTGGTGGTAACGATTATTTTTCTTCTAGTAAAAGAGCAGACGGAAAAGATGTTTACGCGAGTTTTAAACAGAAGGACTTTACCATTTTTAGAAATCGAAAAGACTTATTAGCATCCAAATCAGATCAAAAAATTCTTGGTGTTTTTGCTGATGGTGGTCTTCCTTATGCATTGGATAGGTCTAATGATAAAGAATTAGAGGAGTCAACACCTACTTTAGCTGAAATGTCTAAGCATGCTATTAAACATCTTTCCAAAAATAATGATGAAGGTTTTGTATTGCAAATTGAAGCGGGAAAGGTAGATTGGGCAGCTCATGCTAATGACGCAGGAGGTTTACTATATGATCAAATAGCTTTTGATGAAGCCATAAAAGAGGTTATAGACTTTGCTGAAAAAGATCGCGAAACATTGGTGATTATTACAACAGATCATGGAAACGCCAATCCCGGACTTATTAAAAGTCATGACGTAGATAAAAATTTCAGCTATTTGCAAAATTTTACCCATACCAATGATTGGTTGCTTCAGCAGATAAAAATGAAAGCAAATTCTTTTTCATCAATTCGCGAAATGATCGCAAATGCTAATGGAGATAAAACAATTACAGACGAAGAAGCCAAAATATTATTGAATTTTTACAATAAAAATAATGGTGGATTATATAATACCGGTAATTTACCTTACGGCCCGCTCGCCGAAATGCAAAAGAAATATACGTCTATAGGTTGGATAAGTATGGACCATTCTGGCGATTATGTAGAATTAGCTGCTTTTGGCCCAGGAAGCGATGAGCTTAAACCTTTCGTAAAGAATTATGAGCTGCATCAGTTTATGCTACAATCTGCTGAAGTAGAAGATAACTTTTGA
- a CDS encoding DUF6660 family protein, giving the protein MKIVVLITSILVIILSIIPCCSFKIDRNDEICVNSLETEEDDHNACDEPCSPFFNCGSCTGFAIQQNLEINFIQDDVEIIDIISYQNSLTNSYQYSAFKPPKV; this is encoded by the coding sequence ATGAAGATTGTAGTACTAATAACATCAATTTTAGTCATTATTCTATCCATAATACCCTGTTGCTCTTTTAAGATTGATAGGAATGATGAAATTTGCGTTAACTCCTTAGAAACAGAAGAAGACGACCATAATGCTTGTGATGAACCCTGCTCTCCATTTTTTAACTGCGGAAGTTGCACAGGTTTCGCAATTCAGCAAAATTTGGAAATCAATTTTATCCAAGATGATGTAGAAATCATTGATATTATTTCTTACCAAAATTCACTTACCAATTCTTATCAATATTCTGCATTTAAGCCACCAAAAGTTTGA
- a CDS encoding Fur family transcriptional regulator, with amino-acid sequence MSRIEEKKTRNTKHQQAVLDLLQKATKTLTADEIKEQIEDNINKTTVYRMLDRFVDAGKIHFVTGQNGKSYYALCKDCDQEPEQHIHNHLHFQCENCGNVECLPQTLEVPTLKNYQIKETQLLLIGICKTCTTANS; translated from the coding sequence ATGAGTAGGATTGAAGAGAAAAAAACTAGAAATACTAAACATCAACAAGCAGTATTAGATCTTTTACAAAAAGCAACTAAAACACTAACTGCAGATGAGATTAAGGAACAAATAGAAGATAACATTAATAAAACAACCGTTTACCGGATGTTAGATCGTTTTGTAGATGCCGGAAAAATCCATTTTGTAACCGGGCAAAATGGGAAATCTTACTACGCACTTTGTAAAGATTGTGACCAAGAGCCAGAGCAACATATCCATAATCACTTACATTTTCAATGTGAAAACTGCGGTAATGTAGAATGTCTTCCGCAGACTTTAGAAGTTCCTACACTTAAAAACTACCAGATTAAAGAAACGCAATTATTGCTGATTGGTATCTGTAAAACCTGTACCACTGCAAACTCTTAA
- a CDS encoding TonB-dependent receptor, giving the protein MKHLFLVLLLMAGNIIIAQNTFEATILNAENQKPLFGVSVNIEKLNLGAVSDIEGKAVIKKIPDGEYTIEISYIGFETLKINRIFPLSERYRTEQFLLHASEEHMETIILKSTRSSRTFRDIPTRVEFIAGEELEEKGNMKPGDIRMLLNESTGIQTQQTSATSYNSSIRIQGLDGKYTQLLRDGLPLYSGYSGGLSLMQIAPLDLKQVEVIKGASSTLYGGGAIAGLVNLISKKPEEEQELSFMANGTSALGLDLSGFYAEKFGKIGTTVFASYNLGTPYDPADNGLTAIPKFERFTLNPKLFVEFNKKTDFNIGFNLVSEDRLGGAMDYVKYDKDNGYFEKNNTERFSTQLLGNHHISNNTTLKVKNSISIFERQIEVPNYQFKGNQISSFSEINLSTVRDKTEWIGGVNLWTEDFTQQQGDPNQDLSFKNYTIGIFAQNIWDIYQKWTLETGLRGDYQSNYGFHVLPRFSLMYEPSNQLTFRLGGGMGYKTPSIFTEDVERLQFQNVLPIDVDNSKAESSIGFNLDGNYKWAITSDLNLSTNLLVFYTRISDPLILNQNSGRFYEFSQPNGYLDSKGIEANMRWSYHDLKLFVGYTLADVNQHYNGDTQQYPLVAQHRLNNVLMYEKHENFWIGLEGYYYSSQKLNDGSTGQPYWILGVMTEKKLGEHFSLFLNFENILDTRQSRFDSVFTGNLNDPNFRDIYAPVDGFVINGGFKINL; this is encoded by the coding sequence TTGAAACATCTTTTTTTAGTGTTACTGCTAATGGCAGGTAACATTATTATAGCTCAAAATACTTTTGAAGCTACCATCCTTAATGCTGAAAATCAGAAGCCACTTTTTGGTGTATCTGTAAATATTGAAAAATTAAATTTAGGTGCTGTTTCTGATATCGAAGGAAAAGCTGTTATAAAGAAAATTCCGGATGGCGAATACACTATAGAAATTAGTTATATAGGCTTTGAAACCCTTAAAATAAATAGAATATTTCCTTTATCTGAGAGGTATAGAACAGAGCAATTTTTGCTTCATGCGTCTGAAGAGCATATGGAAACTATCATTTTAAAATCTACCAGAAGTTCAAGAACTTTTCGGGATATTCCTACACGTGTAGAATTTATCGCGGGAGAAGAGCTTGAAGAAAAAGGAAATATGAAGCCAGGGGACATTCGCATGCTACTAAACGAAAGTACTGGTATTCAAACGCAACAAACCTCTGCAACCAGTTACAATTCTAGTATTAGAATCCAGGGGCTTGATGGAAAATATACGCAACTCTTACGAGATGGATTACCTTTATATTCAGGATATTCTGGAGGACTTAGTCTTATGCAAATTGCTCCATTAGACCTTAAACAAGTAGAAGTGATTAAAGGAGCTTCTTCCACGCTTTATGGCGGGGGAGCTATTGCAGGTTTGGTAAATTTAATTTCTAAAAAGCCTGAAGAGGAGCAGGAACTCAGTTTTATGGCTAACGGAACTTCTGCTTTAGGATTAGATCTTAGCGGTTTTTATGCTGAAAAATTTGGAAAAATAGGAACCACGGTTTTTGCGTCCTATAATTTAGGTACTCCCTACGATCCGGCAGATAACGGATTAACCGCTATTCCGAAATTCGAAAGGTTTACACTTAATCCAAAATTATTCGTAGAATTTAATAAGAAAACAGATTTTAATATAGGGTTTAATTTAGTTAGCGAAGATCGTTTGGGTGGTGCTATGGATTATGTGAAATACGATAAAGATAATGGCTATTTTGAAAAGAATAATACCGAGCGTTTTTCAACCCAATTACTGGGAAATCATCACATCTCAAACAACACTACACTTAAGGTTAAAAATAGTATAAGTATTTTTGAACGCCAGATTGAAGTACCTAACTATCAATTTAAAGGAAATCAAATCTCTTCTTTTTCAGAGATCAACCTTTCTACCGTAAGGGATAAAACTGAATGGATAGGCGGAGTAAATCTTTGGACTGAAGATTTTACTCAACAACAGGGAGATCCAAATCAAGATTTAAGTTTTAAGAATTATACCATCGGAATTTTTGCTCAAAATATCTGGGATATTTATCAAAAATGGACTTTAGAAACTGGTTTACGTGGAGATTATCAAAGTAACTACGGGTTCCATGTACTTCCCAGATTTTCTTTGATGTATGAACCTTCAAATCAATTAACTTTTCGATTAGGAGGCGGGATGGGATATAAAACACCTAGTATATTTACAGAAGATGTAGAACGACTTCAATTTCAGAATGTACTTCCCATAGATGTAGATAATTCTAAGGCAGAAAGTTCCATAGGTTTTAATCTGGATGGTAACTACAAATGGGCTATAACTTCCGATCTAAATCTTTCTACAAATCTTTTAGTCTTTTATACCAGGATTAGTGATCCCTTAATTCTTAACCAAAATTCGGGTAGATTCTATGAATTCTCTCAGCCCAATGGATACTTAGACAGTAAAGGAATCGAGGCCAATATGCGATGGAGCTATCACGATTTAAAATTATTTGTAGGATATACTTTAGCAGATGTTAATCAACATTATAATGGAGATACCCAGCAATATCCTTTGGTAGCCCAACACCGCTTAAACAATGTCCTAATGTATGAAAAACATGAAAACTTTTGGATAGGACTAGAAGGCTATTACTACAGTTCGCAGAAACTAAACGACGGAAGCACTGGCCAACCTTATTGGATACTTGGCGTAATGACAGAGAAAAAGCTGGGAGAACATTTTTCTTTATTCCTAAATTTTGAAAATATCCTTGATACGCGCCAAAGCCGGTTTGATAGTGTATTTACAGGAAATCTAAATGATCCAAACTTTCGGGATATTTATGCACCGGTCGACGGATTTGTAATTAATGGAGGATTCAAGATAAATCTATAA
- a CDS encoding FecR family protein has protein sequence MGNIDKLIDKFQNNSISNEELSELENWVKDSEYNKDYFKNSVQNDYLISSFYRKQEEIPNLSNLKKPIIILKARKRRANLMKFAAIFIVALIASTTVYFYFFNSAETTYVPGEIIITNENGEKITVDNQIKEIVYNEEGEVSNLGSQVKKNPNSSKNHSKTLAYNTINVPKGKRIQLVLSDGTKVYLNSESSLRFPSHFPKAEQLRKVSITGEAVFEVSKDSLKPFIVEAGMLKIEVLGTRFNVDAYPQSKQISTTLAEGSVQLNYENEVLRLEPGEAGILSKNTNILQVEKVNVANKMAWVDDRILFINETFSEIQKKIERSYGVQIINNNKQLNDVRFNGDFDINSENIEDVLNAFKAVDFFEYTYKNNIVTIKNKE, from the coding sequence ATGGGTAACATAGATAAATTAATAGATAAATTTCAAAATAATAGCATAAGTAATGAAGAATTATCTGAACTTGAAAATTGGGTGAAAGATAGTGAATATAATAAGGATTATTTTAAAAACAGTGTTCAGAATGACTATTTGATTTCATCTTTTTACCGAAAGCAAGAAGAAATTCCGAATTTATCAAATCTAAAAAAACCAATAATTATTTTAAAAGCGAGAAAACGACGAGCAAATTTGATGAAATTTGCAGCTATTTTTATTGTAGCACTTATAGCTTCCACTACGGTATATTTTTACTTTTTTAATTCCGCAGAAACTACTTATGTACCCGGAGAGATTATTATTACGAATGAAAATGGTGAGAAAATAACAGTAGATAATCAAATTAAAGAGATTGTTTATAATGAAGAAGGAGAAGTTTCAAACTTGGGATCACAAGTAAAAAAGAATCCTAATTCTAGCAAAAATCACAGTAAGACATTAGCATATAACACGATTAATGTGCCTAAAGGAAAGCGCATACAATTAGTGTTATCAGATGGAACGAAAGTATACCTCAATTCTGAAAGTTCGCTACGATTTCCTTCTCACTTTCCAAAAGCAGAACAGTTACGAAAGGTTAGTATTACTGGCGAGGCGGTTTTCGAAGTAAGTAAAGATTCTTTAAAACCTTTTATAGTTGAGGCGGGGATGCTGAAAATAGAAGTTTTAGGAACACGATTTAATGTAGATGCTTATCCTCAATCTAAACAAATTTCTACTACACTGGCAGAAGGATCGGTACAGTTAAATTACGAAAATGAAGTTCTTAGATTAGAACCGGGTGAAGCAGGGATTTTAAGTAAGAATACAAATATTCTTCAGGTAGAAAAAGTAAATGTAGCTAACAAAATGGCTTGGGTAGACGATCGTATATTGTTTATAAACGAGACTTTTTCAGAAATTCAGAAGAAAATAGAACGTAGTTATGGCGTTCAGATAATCAACAATAACAAACAGTTAAACGATGTGAGGTTTAACGGAGATTTTGATATTAATTCAGAAAATATAGAGGATGTTTTAAATGCCTTTAAAGCAGTAGACTTTTTCGAATATACATACAAAAATAATATAGTAACCATTAAAAATAAAGAATGA